One segment of Prinia subflava isolate CZ2003 ecotype Zambia chromosome 11, Cam_Psub_1.2, whole genome shotgun sequence DNA contains the following:
- the MTERF4 gene encoding transcription termination factor 4, mitochondrial — MMTRAAGMGAGKALRPGSPRGPGLFLPREIQPCASGQAVRARSGARLRPAPAVGPGAGPGSVPPLLSGPERGPAPSRPCCRSRSGARLRPAPAVGPGAGPGSVPPLLSVPERGPAPSRPCCRSRSGARLRPAPAVGPGAGPGSVPPLLSVPERGPAPSRRSRRSGGGGGARPHAAMAARALRGAGRALLAARALPAGPGPCPRRGCGEVAALRAMGFSQEQARRLLALQPRLGPEQREAAAAQLLLLGLSAEAALALLERSPALLRLPTERLRERAEELRRLGLDGGRLWRALSRCPQLFHVPRKRLEAAVRLLRERCLFTAEQLREVLGTCPAVLLEEPRTLHHQFQYAYFRMGLQQKEMVKARLFQTPFAELRNRHIFLERRGLYETPHKGQTQTSNPKLKDILRLPEKDFLASLAYSTPEEYEVFKKLLAREEEEKEEEHVDALYTEDDDDDDDDDDDDDDDLDSDGSKRAQE, encoded by the exons aTGATGACCCGCGCTGCGGGCATGGGAGCGGGCAAGGCGCTCCGGCCGGGCTCTCCCCGGGGTCCCGGGCTGTTTCTGCCCCGAGAGATCCAGCCCTGCGCGTCCGGACAGGCCGTGCGGGCCCGGAGCGGGGCCCGGCTCCGTCCCGCCCCTGCTGTCGGTCCCGGAGCGGGGCCCGGCTCCGTCCCGCCCCTGCTGTCGGGCCCGGAGCGGGGCCCGGCTCCGTCCCGCCCCTGCTGTCGGTCCCGGAGCGGGGCCCGGCTCCGTCCCGCCCCTGCTGTCGGTCCCGGAGCGGGGCCCGGCTCCGTCCCGCCCCTGCTGTCGGTCCCGGAGCGGGGCCCGGCTCCGTCCCGCCCCTGCTGTCGGTCCCGGAGCGGGGCCCGGCTCCGTCCCGCCCCTGCTGTCGGGCCCGGAGCGGGGCCCGGCTCCGTCCCGCCCCTGCTGTCGGTCCCGGAGCGGGGCCCGGCTCCGTCCCGCCGCTCCCGTCGCTCCGGGGGCGGGGGCGGAGCGCGGCCCCACGCGGCCATGGCGGCGCGGGCGCTgcgcggcgccgggcgggcgcTGCTGGCGGCCCGGGCTctccccgccggccccgggccGTGCCCTCGTCGCGGCTGCGGGGAGGTGGCGGCGCTGCGGGCCATGGGCTTCAGCCAGGAGCAGGCCCGGCGGCTCCTGGCGCTGCAGCCCCGGCTCGGCCCCGAGcagcgggaggcggcggcggcgcagctgctgctgctcgggCTGAGCGCCGAGGCCGCCCTGGCGCTGCTGGAGCGGAGCCCGGCGCTGCTGCGGCTGCCCACGGAGCGACTCCGGGAGCGCGCCGAGGAGCTGCGGCGCCTGGGGCTGGACGGAG GCCGGCTGTGGCGGGCCCTGAGCCGCTGCCCACAGCTCTTCCACGTGCCCCGCAAGAGGCTGGAGGCGGCGGTGCGGCTGCTGCGGGAGCGCTGCCTTTTCACGGCGGAGCAGCTGCGGGAGGTGCTCGGGACCTGCCCCGCTGTCCTGCTGGAGGAGCCGCGCACCCTCCATCACCAGTTCCAG TACGCCTACTTCAGAATGGGGCTCCAGCAGAAGGAGATGGTGAAGGCTCGGCTCTTCCAAACGCCCTTTGCGGAGCTCCGGAATCGGCACATCTTCCTGGAGCGCCGAGGGCTCTACGAGACCCCACACAAAGGGCAGACCCAAACCAGTAACCCAAAACTGAAGGACATCCTTCGGCTCCCGGAGAAAGACTTCCTGGCCAGTCTGGCCTACTCCACCCCAGAGGAGTACGAGGTCTTCAAGAAGCTCCTGGCtcgagaggaggaggagaaggaagaggagcatGTGGATGCACTGTACACAGAGGATGATGACGACGACGACGACGACgatgacgatgatgatgatgatttgGACAGTGATGGAAGTAAAAGAGCCCAGGAGTGA